Proteins encoded together in one Juglans regia cultivar Chandler chromosome 9, Walnut 2.0, whole genome shotgun sequence window:
- the LOC108994140 gene encoding DNA topoisomerase 1 alpha-like, translating into MAVQTSGRSVYDDDFDEEDGPTVFKRSKPTAKQNPLNSEVNKLSSQRRDGQSGRQVSGIPSSNGQNLSSQKGKMVTSNKASPVKSPAASPKASTSSVKASPEKSPVANSRKLSMSDGHAKHSSEQKLSRSIKEEMYSAENNDSEDSEDDKPLSARLKGNSNPAHKGIGKPIPTTSLPTVSKNAAKKYSEDSDDEVPLSSRFPFKSNVGTPNSKSYESEEKKPLASKIQQNGSTLRDKQHKSSMVIGKRPLDTANSSDQSSVKKTKLSDTSTTVKIKQVSVKAELKTDDDDDHIPIAQRIKKPSASGNKSSSTKQKPVKVASSSFKKTTQKSKKAVKNSKYIKSTKMSPSAGDGQKKWTTLVHNGVIFPPPYKPHGVKMRYSGKPVDLNPDQEEVATMFAVMKDTDYMQKDKFKENFWTDWRKLLGKNHVIQSLEKCDFTPIYDWCQQEKEKKKQMSTEEKKAVKEEKLNQEEKYMWAIVDGVKEKVGNFRVEPPGLFRGRGEHPKMGKLKKRIRPRDITINIGKDAPIPECPIPGESWKEVRHDNTVTWLAFWNDPINPKEFKYVFLAASSTLKGQSDKEKYEKARMLKDYIENIRAAYTKNFTSKDVMKRQIAVATYLIDKLALRAGNEKDDDEADTVGCCTLKVENVKAVAPNTLEFNFLGKDSIRYENKVEVELPVYKAIIQFQAGKKGSDDLFDQLDTSKLNAHLKELMPGLTAKVFRTYNASITLDEMLNIETKDGDVAEKIVVYQHANKEVAIICNHQRSVSKSHSQQMSRLNEKISELQGLLKELKTDLDRAKKGKPPLKNADGKRRNLAPEAIEKKIAQTNTKIEKMVRDMKTKEDLKTVALGTSKINYLDPRITVAWCKRHEVPIEKIFNKSLLAKFAWAMDVDPDFRF; encoded by the exons ATGGCTGTTCAAACATCTGGTAGATCAGTATATGATGACGACTTTGATGAGGAAGATGGGCCTACAGTTTTCAAAAGGAGTAAACCAACGGCTAAACAAAATCCATTGAATTCAGAAGTGAACAAGTTATCATCTCAAAGGCGTGATGGACAATCTGGGAGGCAGGTCTCTGGCATACCCTCTTCCAATGGTCAAAACTTGAGTTCGCAGAAGGGTAAGATGGTTACATCTAACAAGGCATCACCAGTTAAATCTCCTGCAGCTAGCCCAAAAGCATCAACTTCCTCTGTCAAGGCATCACCTGAGAAGTCACCAGTAGCGAATTCAAGGAAACTGAGTATGTCAGACGGTCATGCAAAACACTCATCTGAACAGAAGTTGTCAAGATCTATTAAGGAGGAAATGTATTCTGCAGAAAATAATGATTCTGAGGATTCTGAAGATGACAAACCACTGAGTGCTAGACTCAAGGGGAACTCCAACCCTGCCCACAAAGGGATCGGGAAACCTATTCCTACAACATCACTGCCAACGGTGTCAAAAAATGCTGCCAAAAAATATTCTGAAGACTCAGACGATGAAGTTCCATTGTCTTCACGGTTCCCATTCAAATCCAATGTGGGCACGCCCAATAGTAAGTCATATGAGTCTGAAGAAAAGAAACCTTTAGCTTCAAAAATTCAGCAAAATGGCTCCACCTTGAGGGACAAACAGCATAAATCTTCCATGGTAATTGGTAAGAGACCCCTAGATACGGCCAATTCCTCGGATCAGTCTTCAGTTAAAAAGACAAAGCTCTCAGATACATCCACAACTGTGAAGATTAAGCAAGTGTCAGTCAAAGCAGAACTAAAgacagatgatgatgatgaccaTATTCCAATTGCTCAGAGAATAAAGAAGCCATCCGCATCTGGTAACAAATCTTCttccacaaaacaaaaacctGTAAAAGttgcttcttcttcatttaaGAAAACAACTCAGAAGTCTAAGAAAGCAGTGAAAAATTCAAAGTATATAAAGTCGACAAAAATGTCACCTAGCGCTGGTGATGGACAGAAGAAATGGACTACCCTGGTTCACAACGGCGTAATTTTTCCTCCCCCATATAAACCTCATGGAGTAAAGATGCGCTATAGTGGGAAGCCAGTTGATTTGAATCCTGACCAAGAGGAg gTTGCCACTATGTTTGCAGTGATGAAAGATACAGATTACATGCAGAAAGATAAGTTCAAAGAGAATTTTTGGACTGATTGGCGGAAATTACTAGGTAAAAACCATGTGATCCAGAGCTTGGAGAAATGTGATTTCACCCCAATATATGACTGGTGCCAAcaggaaaaagagaagaagaaacaaatgaGTACAGAA GAGAAGAAGGCGGTTAAGGAAGAGAAATTGAATCAGGAGGAGAAGTATATGTGGGCCATTGTTGATGGTGTTAAAGAGAAG GTTGGAAACTTCAGAGTTGAGCCACCTGGATTATTTCGAGGCCGTGGAGAGCATCCAAAG ATGGGAAAGCTGAAAAAACGCATTCGTCCGAGAGATATCACGATTAATATTGGAAAGGATGCTCCAATTCCAGAATGCCCTATCCCTGGCGAAAG CTGGAAGGAAGTAAGACACGATAATACCGTTACATGGTTAGCTTTCTGGAATGATCCAATCAATCCAAAGGAATTCAAGTATGTGTTTCTTGCGGCTAGTAGTACCTTGAAGGGGCAAAGTGACaaggaaaaatatgagaaaGCAAGGATGCTGAAG GACTACATAGAAAACATCAGGGCTGCATACACGAAGAATTTTACAAGTAAAGATGTCATGAAGCGGCAAATAGCAGTTGCTACCTATCTTATTGATAAACTAGCTCTGAGGGCTGGCAATGAGAAG GATGATGATGAGGCTGATACTGTTGGTTGCTGCACATTGAAAGTAGAGAATGTTAAGGCAGTAGCCCCAAACACGTTGGAG TTTAACTTCCTTGGTAAAGATTCAATTAGATACGAAAATAAAGTTGAAGTCGAGCTTCCTGTTTACAAGGCAATTATACAGTTCCAAGCAG GAAAAAAGGGATCTGACGATCTTTTTGACCAACTGGACACCAGTAAATTGAATGCCCATTTGAAAGAACTGATGCCTGGTCTTACAGCAAAAGTCTTCCGAACATATAATGCATCCATCACGTTGGATGAGATG TTGAATATAGAAACTAAGGATGGAGATGTTGCAGAGAAAATTGTTGTTTACCAGCACGCAAACAAGGAG GTCGCAATCATTTGTAATCATCAgcgcagtgtttcaaaatctcaCAGTCAACAAATGTCGAGATTAAATGAGAAGATTAGCGAGCTTCAG GGCTTGCTTAAAGAGTTGAAGACAGATTTGGACAGGGCAAAGAAAGGGAAGCCCCCACTAAAGAACGCTGATGGAAAGCGAAGAAATTTGGCTCCTGAAGC gatagagaaaaaaattgctCAAACCAATACGAAGATTGAGAAAATGGTACGGGATATGAAGACCAAAGAAGATCTGAAAACCGTGGCATTAGGTACGTCCAAAATCAACTACCTTGACCCTCGAATCACAGTTGCATGGTGCAAACGGCACGAAGTTCCCATTGAGAAG ATATTCAACAAGTCTCTGCTGGCGAAGTTTGCATGGGCAATGGACGTAGATCCTGATTTCAGATTCTGA
- the LOC108994148 gene encoding probable long-chain-alcohol O-fatty-acyltransferase 5 produces the protein MEGEMKNFIKVWIVVIVSLCYCYYAVARIRGCMLRLLYLLPIFYLFTILPLTLHTFHFGVTTTFFLVWLGNFKLLLFAFNQGPLSPPPQNLFHFISIACLPIKIKQDPTLNKDHKPLNTRNGKNPSYQKAKNSKQSSPNLETPSNPLTTKVPRSILFLIKALLLAMIVRAYDHRPNLHPAVILALYCGHLYLGAEIILALAAAPARAIFGFELEPQFNEPYLATSLQDFWGRRWNLMVTSILRPTVYNPTRRVFARVVGPRWASLPAVFATFLASGLIHEVIYYYATRANPTWEVTWFFVLHGLCVVIEIVVKKAVMDRWQLHRAISGLLTIGFVVVTGAWLFFPQILRSHLDDKIIHESSILIAFISWPLCKL, from the coding sequence atggaAGGTGAAATGAAGAACTTCATCAAGGTATGGATAGTAGTGATAGTATCTCTGTGTTATTGTTATTATGCAGTTGCGCGAATCAGAGGGTGCATGTTGAGGCTCCTCTATCTCCTTCCCATCTTTTACCTCTTCACCATCCTCCCCTTGACTCTCCACACTTTCCATTTTGGTGTCACCACAACCTTCTTCCTTGTTTGGCTTGGCAACTTCAAGCTCCTCCTTTTCGCCTTTAATCAAGGCCCTCTATCCCCACCCCCTCAAAacctttttcatttcatctccatCGCTTGCCTTccaatcaaaatcaaacaagaCCCAACTCTGAATAAAGATCATAAGCCTCTAAATACCAGAAACGGCAAAAACCCATCCTACCAAAAAGCCAAAAACTCCAAACAATCATCTCCAAATTTAGAAACACCTTCGAACCCCTTGACCACAAAAGTGCCTAGATCCATTTTGTTTCTCATCAAAGCCTTGCTTCTTGCTATGATAGTACGAGCCTATGACCATAGACCAAATCTGCACCCAGCCGTCATCTTAGCTCTGTACTGTGGCCACCTCTACCTAGGCGCAGAAATTATCCTAGCCCTAGCTGCTGCTCCTGCTCGAGCCATCTTTGGCTTTGAGCTGGAGCCACAGTTCAATGAACCCTACCTTGCCACCTCACTGCAGGACTTTTGGGGTCGTAGATGGAACCTTATGGTCACAAGCATTCTGCGCCCCACAGTTTATAACCCGACACGTCGTGTCTTTGCGCGTGTCGTTGGGCCACGCTGGGCCTCATTGCCGGCGGTGTTCGCGACCTTCTTGGCCTCGGGCCTCATACACGaagtaatatattattatgcaaCTCGTGCAAATCCCACGTGGGAGGTGACGTGGTTCTTTGTCCTACATGGCCTGTGCGTGGTGATCGAGATAGTGGTGAAGAAGGCGGTGATGGACAGGTGGCAGTTGCATAGGGCAATCTCGGGACTGTTGACTATAGGATTTGTAGTGGTGACGGGCGCATGGTTGTTCTTCCCGCAAATATTGAGAAGTCATCTCGATGACAAAATTATACatgaatcttcaattttgattgCTTTTATAAGTTGGCCCTTGTGTAAGTTGTAA
- the LOC108994132 gene encoding V-type proton ATPase subunit e1-like, with the protein MGFLVTTLIFLLTGIIASLCTRLCCNRGPSTNLFHLTLVITATVCCWMMWAIVYLAQMKPLIVPILSEGE; encoded by the exons ATGGGATTCTTGGTGACCACCCTAATCTTCCTACTGACTGGGATCATTGCGTCCTTGTGCACCAGACTTTGCTGCAACAGAGGACCTTCTACTAATCT GTTCCACCTAACTCTGGTTATTACAGCAACAGTCTGCTGTTGGATGAT GTGGGCAATTGTATACCTTGCACAGATGAAACCACTCATTGTCCCCATTCTGAGTGAAGGGGAATGA